The proteins below come from a single Vidua chalybeata isolate OUT-0048 chromosome 1, bVidCha1 merged haplotype, whole genome shotgun sequence genomic window:
- the STEAP4 gene encoding metalloreductase STEAP4 isoform X1: protein MNKNSSNMMALAPNTSEKRETVCIFGTGDFGRALGHKMIQSGYPVVYGSRSTQISNLIPKDAEVLSHTEAAQKAAIIIIAIQRQHYNFLTPLAEVLRGKVLVDISNNLKLNQYPESNAEHLAQLLPGSKVVKAFNTVSAWALQSGMLDASRQVFVCGDDLEAKQTVMNIVRALGLTPLDKGSLLAAQEIENYPLQLFPMWKFPIFLSLGLTTFFFFYCVALDIIYTYIYENNDFSFFIAITIPNRVCPVMALILLALVYLPGIFAAIIQLYRGTKYRRFPDWLDKWMLCRKQLGLIALAFASLHVVFTLVTPMRAFVSWRTSKRIISQALNNQTEPLDHTNAWLSDSYLALGILGFFLFVLLGITSLPSVSNNVNWREFRFVQSKLGYLSLILCTAHTLVYGGKWFLNPLAYKWYLPDIYILSLIIPCAVLVVKFLLVFPCVDKPLTQIRQGSERNPKYSEQSNCIINKSAV from the exons ATGAATAAAAATTCTTCCAACATGATGGCTTTGGCTCCtaacacttctgaaaaaagAGAGACAGTGTGCATATTTGGAACTGGAGATTTTGGACGAGCTCTGGGGCATAAGATGATTCAGTCTGGCTACCCAGTGGTGTATGGAAGCCGAAGCACCCAGATATCCAACCTGATTCCCAAGGATGCAGAGGTGTTGAGCCacacagaggcagcacagaaagctgCCATCATCATCATAGCGATCCAGAGGCAGCACTACAACTTTCTTACACCATTAGCAGAGGTTCTCCGTGGAAAAGTCTTGGTGGACATAAGCAACAACTTGAAATTAAACCAGTATCCGGAATCGAACGCAGAGCacctggctcagctgctgcctggcagtaAGGTTGTGAAAGCCTTTAACACCGTGTCAGCCTGGGCCTTGCAGTCAGGCATGCTGGATGCAAGCCGGCAG GTATTTGTCTGTGGAGATGATTTGGAAGCTAAACAAACGGTCATGAATATTGTTCGTGCACTGGGTCTCACTCCACTAGATAAGGGATCCCTCTTGGCTGCTCAGGAAATAGAAAACTACCCTCTGCAACTCTTTCCAATGTGGAAGTTTCCCATCTTTTTGTCCCTCGGCTTAACTACATTCTTCTTCTTCTACTGTGTGGCTCTTGATATAATTTACACTTATATTTATGAAAACAatgacttttcattttttattgcaATTACCATTCCAAATCGGGTCTGCCCTGTAATGGCACTAATCCTTCTTGCCTTGGTGTATCTGCCTGGTATATTTGCTGCAATTATTCAGTTATACAGAGGTACCAAGTACCGCCGTTTTCCAGACTGGCTGGACAAATGGATGCTGTGTAGGAAACAGCTTGGTCTAATAGCCTTGGCATTTGCTTCCCTGCATGTTGTGTTCACTCTTGTTACTCCAATGCGTGCCTTCGTAAGTTGGAGAACCAGCAAAAGAATCATCTCCCAA gcaCTGAACAATCAAACAGAACCACTCGACCACACTAATGCCTGGCTTAGTGACTCTTATTTGGCTTTGGgaattttaggattttttttatttgttcttctgGGAATAACTTCCTTGCCTTCAGTCAGCAACAATGTCAACTGGCGAGAATTTCGATTTGTTCAG TCCAAACTGGGATATCTGTCACTGATTTTGTGCACTGCACACACGCTGGTTTATGGTGGAAAATGGTTCCTGAACCCATTAGCGTACAAGTGGTATCTTCCAGACATCTATATCCTCTCCCTCATTATTCCATGTGCTGTACTGGTTGTCAAATTTCTGCTGGTATTTCCTTGTGTAGACAAACCTCTCACACAAATTCGGCAGGGCTCGGAGAGAAATCCCAAATACTCAGAACAGTCAAATTGCATTATCAACAAATCTGCTGTATAA
- the LOC128801775 gene encoding uncharacterized protein LOC128801775, protein MRRDVAGRGSVSAGCGGTWLCQCGMRAGTAEGAGSARGCRPRPARSDRRQLPASGSQRAAGGGARGRNRSAEEEEEEAAPRRQRPRAAEVEPVPGASRACRSRENGVLWRLSPTKVTGKLPTCSPVNRLIISEPPTRGLPKDRKTHRLSSRCMRIVYPKTHPYLFSVGTVAFFSESDHPSLLPKTQNKLYNLFWVCRFKFRSRSWGNARVPLERGSPFLLNRGRSGFGDYLEEPQL, encoded by the coding sequence ATGCGGCGGGACGTGGCGGGACGTGGCTCTGTCAGTGCGGGATGCGGCGGGACGTGGCTCTGTCAGTGCGGGATGCGGGCAGGGACCGCTGAGGGCGCTGGCTCGGCGCGGGGCTGCCGGCCAAGGCCTGCGCGCTCAGATCGccggcagctcccagccagcgGCTCTCAGAGAGCCGCGGGAGGCGGCGCCCGTGGACGGAACCGCTCcgctgaggaggaggaggaggaggccgCTCCCCGGAGGCAGCGGCCGCGGGCAGCGGAGGTGGAGCCAGTCCCTGGCGCATCCCGGGCCTGCCGCTCCCGGGAAAACGGTGTTCTGTGGCGGCTGTCACCCACTAAGGTGACAGGAAAGCTCCCGACATGTTCACCGGTGAATCGGTTGATTATTTCAGAACCACCGACTCGTGGTTTACCAAAAGACCGCAAGACTCATAGACTGAGCAGTCGGTGCATGCGTATCGTGTATCCCAAAACGCATCCTTACTTGTTCTCTGTTGGTACCgttgcttttttttcagaatcgGACCACCCGTCCCTGCTCCCAAAGACACAGAACAAGCTGTATAATTTGTTTTGGGTCTGTAGGTTCAAATTCCGGAGTAGGAGCTGGGGGAATGCCCGTGTCCCACTGGAGCGAGGGAGCCCTTTTCTGCTCAATCGGGGCCGCTCCGGGTTTGGGGATTATCTGGAAGAGCCCCAGCTTTGA
- the STEAP4 gene encoding metalloreductase STEAP4 isoform X2, with protein MNKNSSNMMALAPNTSEKRETVCIFGTGDFGRALGHKMIQSGYPVVYGSRSTQISNLIPKDAEVLSHTEAAQKAAIIIIAIQRQHYNFLTPLAEVLRGKVLVDISNNLKLNQYPESNAEHLAQLLPGSKVVKAFNTVSAWALQSGMLDASRQALNNQTEPLDHTNAWLSDSYLALGILGFFLFVLLGITSLPSVSNNVNWREFRFVQSKLGYLSLILCTAHTLVYGGKWFLNPLAYKWYLPDIYILSLIIPCAVLVVKFLLVFPCVDKPLTQIRQGSERNPKYSEQSNCIINKSAV; from the exons ATGAATAAAAATTCTTCCAACATGATGGCTTTGGCTCCtaacacttctgaaaaaagAGAGACAGTGTGCATATTTGGAACTGGAGATTTTGGACGAGCTCTGGGGCATAAGATGATTCAGTCTGGCTACCCAGTGGTGTATGGAAGCCGAAGCACCCAGATATCCAACCTGATTCCCAAGGATGCAGAGGTGTTGAGCCacacagaggcagcacagaaagctgCCATCATCATCATAGCGATCCAGAGGCAGCACTACAACTTTCTTACACCATTAGCAGAGGTTCTCCGTGGAAAAGTCTTGGTGGACATAAGCAACAACTTGAAATTAAACCAGTATCCGGAATCGAACGCAGAGCacctggctcagctgctgcctggcagtaAGGTTGTGAAAGCCTTTAACACCGTGTCAGCCTGGGCCTTGCAGTCAGGCATGCTGGATGCAAGCCGGCAG gcaCTGAACAATCAAACAGAACCACTCGACCACACTAATGCCTGGCTTAGTGACTCTTATTTGGCTTTGGgaattttaggattttttttatttgttcttctgGGAATAACTTCCTTGCCTTCAGTCAGCAACAATGTCAACTGGCGAGAATTTCGATTTGTTCAG TCCAAACTGGGATATCTGTCACTGATTTTGTGCACTGCACACACGCTGGTTTATGGTGGAAAATGGTTCCTGAACCCATTAGCGTACAAGTGGTATCTTCCAGACATCTATATCCTCTCCCTCATTATTCCATGTGCTGTACTGGTTGTCAAATTTCTGCTGGTATTTCCTTGTGTAGACAAACCTCTCACACAAATTCGGCAGGGCTCGGAGAGAAATCCCAAATACTCAGAACAGTCAAATTGCATTATCAACAAATCTGCTGTATAA